The nucleotide window GTGATGAACTGGTCCCAGGAAAGATTGCGGTTGAGCGCATCGATGACCCAATCGCGATAGGGCCAGGCATTGGTATCGAGGTCGGACTGATAGCCATAGGAGTCCGCATAGCGCGCGACATCCAGCCAATCGACGGCCATCTTCTCTCCGTAGTGGGGGGAGGCCAGCAATCGTTCCACGGCCCGCTCTCTCGCTCCGTTCTCCTTGTCGGCGAGGAAGGCATCGAGTTCCGCACGTGTCACCGGCAGACCCGTGAGGTCGAAAGTCACGCGCCGCAGCCAACGCTCCGGAGACGCAGGCGTGGATGGCGTGAGGCTTTCCTGGTCGAGACGGGCGGCGATGAAGCGGTCGAGATCCTCCTTTGGCCAGGCGGCGTCTTTCGGAGTGGGAACCGCAATCGAGGCGGGCAGCGGTGAAAAGGACCAGTGCTTCTCATAGACCGCACCTCCGGCGATCCAGCGGGCGAGCAGATCACGCTCGTGATCGTTGAGTTGGCGTGGCGATTCCGGCGGAGGCATGACCTCCTTCGGGTCCTTCTCATGGATACGCTGGATCAGATGACTTGCGGCTGGGTTGCCAGGCACGAAAGCTTTTGCGGCGAGCGCATCTTCGCGTCTGTCGAGCCGCAGATCCCCCTTCCTTCCCGCGGAATCCGGGCCATGGCACTGGATGCACTTGTCGGAAAAGATCGGCCGGATATCCTTGTTGTAGGTGGGCACCGGCTCGGCGGCATCCGCAAGCATCGCACCGGCGAGGAGGCCGGGTGCGAGCGCGATGGGATGGAAGGATCTGGGCATGACAGGAAGGCCGCCTTTGTATCCCATCGTGAATTCGGAGGCGTTCGGTTGTCCGCATGAGCGGATTTCAAACACGACGATCGGAGACAAAATGCGGCGTAGCATTCAACGCCGGGACATCGCCCGGACTATCAAGCTGACGCATTTGTGGGGTTCAGACGAGGGGCAGGCTGAACGTGGCGGTGGTGCCTCCCTCTTCGGCAGGCTCCAGTGTGATCAGCCCCCCGTGCAGCTCTGCGGCCTCCCGGACCAGCGTCAGGCCCAGGCCGGTCCCCTTCCGACCCATCGTATGATGGCGCAGGGAGTAGAAACGGTCGAAGATCCGTTCCTGGGCATAGTCGGGGATACCGGGGCCGTGATCGCGGATCGTAAGGGAGACCCGATGATCGGAAATGGTGGTGTTGATCTTCACCACCGATTCATCGGGCGAGAAGTCGATGGCATTCTCCAGCAGGTTGGTGACCGCGGCGCGCAGGATGAAGGCATCGCCGCGCACGGGAATGGCTTCTTCCGGAGGCGACCAATCGAGCCGGACACCGGCGAGTTCCGCCAGCGGCTTCGCCTGGTCGATGGCTTGGGCCACCACCTGGTTGAGGTCGAGCGTTTCGGCGGAATCAAGCCGTACCTTGCTTTCGATGGCGGAGAGTTCCAGCAGGCGGTTGATGAGCCGCTCGGTGCGGGCGGATTCGGCACGGATGTTTTCGAGGAAGCGATGGCGGGTTTCCGCGGGCATGTCTTCGTCCAGCAGCTCTGCCGCACCACGGATGGCGGCCAGCGGACTTTTCATCTCGTGGGTCAGGGTCTGGATGTAGTGCTCGACGTAGGCGCGTCCTTCCAGTGCTTCCCTCATCGATTCCAACGCGTGGGACAGGGTATTGACCTCGCGGCCGATGCCGATCTTCGGCCGCTTCGGGCGCTCGCCGCGTTCGATCGCGCGGGCATACTCCGTGATCTTGCCGATGGGGCGGTAGAGCCAGAGGAATACCACGGTGATCAGAAACAGGGTGCCGCCGCCGATCAGGATGAAGGCGCGGTAGATCACCTGCTTGCGCTCCTTGATCATCGGGAGCGCGTCGGCCTGGGGCTTGAAAACCGTCAGCACACCGGAGGGATGCGCGGGATCACCCACCGGAGCGGCCACATAGAGGATCGAGGAGTTGGAGTCGGCCTGATCGTTGCGGCTGCTGCGGGCTCCGTACTCTCCTCGCAAGGTGAGTGCGACGTCCCGGCGCTTGGAATAGTCCTGACCTTCGCGCTTCCCGCCTTCCGAGTCGAAGATGACCCTGCCCAGGGCATCGGTGAGATAGACGTTCGTTCCAACGTTGTGCTTCGTGTGCTCGAAGATGGTTGCGACGAACGTCCGCTCATGCGCGCCATCGAACACCTCGCGGAGGTGGTCGGTGTCGAGCTTGCCGTGCTCCATTTCATTTTCCACCAGCTCCGCGAGCAGGTGCGCGGAGTCCACCATCACTTCCTCGGTGGCTTGGAACGTCTGGGGCTCGACTCCGGACAGGAAGTAGGTGGCGAGCTGGTAGAACCCCAGCACCATGATGAAGCCGATGAAGAAGAGGGTGACCCGGGTGAAACGCACTGGCTCAAATCCTAAGGTGCAAATTCAAAATCCGGAAAGAACATCCGCAGCCGTGGTTCATGCCGTGAAGGAAAGCAGGTAACCGAGGCCGCGGCGGGTTTGGATATAGTCCTCGGCCCCGATCCGGGCGGCGCGGAGTTTCGAGCGGATGGACTTCACGTGGGCGTCCACGGTACGGTCGGTGACGGCGCCCGGATCTTCCCAGGCACGGTCGAGGAGTTGGTCGCGGGTGAACACGCGTCCCGGGTGGGAGAGGAGCACCAGCAGCAGCTTGTACTCATGGGCGGTGAGATCGAGCGCCTTGCCGTGGCAGTGGATGCGCATCGCCGAGGTGTCGTGATGCAGGGCGGTGGCGGGAGCGGCAACCGTGGGCGCGGTGCCGGACGGGGCGGTTGTTTCACCGTTTCCACCGGCGCGGCGGAGGATCGCCCGGACACGGGCGACGATCTCGCGGGGAGAGAAAGGCTTGGTCACATAGTCGTCCCCGCCGAGTTCCAAGCCGAGGATGCGGTCGATTTCCCCGTCGCGCGCGGTCAGGAAGAGGATCGGGACCGTGCTGCTTTCGCGCAATTTCCGGCACACATCGAGGCCGGTGATGTCCGGCAGGCCGATATCGAGGATCACGAAGTCGTGCTTTTTTTCCGCGAAGGCATCGAGCGCCTCGCTGCCGGTCAGCGCGTGCGTGACCTCCAGTCGTTCTGTTTCAAGGGCATAGACGAGAGTGTCGGCGATCGCCGGTTCATCTTCGACAAGGAGGACGCGGGGCATGAGGTTATTCCAACCTCCTTCCGTGAAATGCCAATGAAGAATGGACGAATTCGACCTGCCTAACGAGGCGCGTGAGGGCTTGATCCCTTGCGGTCCGGTCCGGTAGTGTCACCCGAGTGAGCCGCTGCGTATTTTCCCTGATCCACCATCCGCCTGCCGGATTCGGGAGCTTCGGACCTCGAACCGAGCCAGAAAACCGGTGATGCAGCACTCCATGGGAGCACGTCCGCTGAAAATGTTCCTGTCCGCCGGTGAGGTGAGCGGCGATTTTCAGGCGGCCCAACTGGCGCGGACGCTCCAGCGCATCCACCCCGGAGTGGAACTCGTCGGCTACGGTGGTGATCACATGCGGTCCGCTGGGGTGGAAATCCGCTGCGACACCGCGGGCTGGGGCTACGTGGGCATTCAGGAATCGCTGCGATTTCTCCCGGAAATGCGCCGCGCCCGGGCCAAACTGGCGGAACTGCTCAAGACCGAGCGCCCCGATCTGGTGGTGCTGGTCGATGGCGAGGCTTTCAATGAGCGCCTGGTCGCCGTGCTCCAGCGCGAGCGGATTCCTTTCGTCCACTATTTCGTGCCGCAGGTTTGGTTCTGGGGCCGCTGGCGTGCCCGCCGGATCGCCCGGCAAGCCTCGCTGGTGATCCCAGCCTTCCCGAAGGAGCTGGAGATTTTCCGCGAATGTGGTGCCCGCGCCGAGTGGTTCGGTCATCCCTTGCTGGATCTGGTCGAGAAGTCGGAAGAACCCTGCAACGAGGGTGGAGAGGATCGCCGCCCGGTGGCTCTCATGCCGGGCAGCCGGGTGCAGGAGATCGAAAGCCACGCGCCCACTCTCATTGCCTCCGCCAAACAACTGCGGAAAAAGAATCCGGGAATGAAATTCCTGCTTCCGGTCGCAGCCCAGCACCTCCGCGCGCCGCTGCTGCGCATGATCGAAGCTGCGGACATGACCCACGCCATCGAGCTGCGCCCCGGCTGGTCCGAGCGTGTGGTTTCGAAGTGCCGTCTGGCACTGGTGGCCTCCGGTACCGCCACGCTGGAAACCGCCCTCGCAGGCGTGCCGATGGTGGCCTTCTACAAGGTCCGCAAGTTGACCTTCTGGGCGGCGAAGCTGCTGGTGAAGAGCCGCTTCGTGGCGATGCCGAACATCCTGCTGGACGAGTCCGTGGTGCCGGAACTGCTGCAGGAAAATTTCACCGTCGATTCGATCGTCTCCGAAGCATCCGCCCTGCTGGATGATCCTGCTCGTGCTGCGGAAATGCGCCGGAATCTGGCCCGCATTCCTGCGGTGTTGGGTGGTCATGGCGCCATCGAGCGCGCGGCGTGGGCGCTGGTGCATCTCACTGCCGAGCACGAAGCGGTACCCGTGGGCGTGCCCTGCCAACTGAAATCCGCCTGAGGAGCCGCGCCGTGTCCCGCTCCCGCCGGCTGCTGATAGGAGTCATCACCGCGTGCCTCATCCAGCTCGCGAGGCTGGTGGTGCGGACCAATTTCTTCCTGGCCCGCTGGCTTCCCGACCGCTGGTTGGCGAGACTCGGCCATCCCGTTGCCGTTTTCATGCGGCATAGTCACAAGGACAAGATCCTGTCGCGGATGGAGCAGGTGCTGGGGCCGTTCGAGTCGGAGGGTGGGCGGGAGCGCGTTTGGCGGCTTCATTTGGAACACATCGGCCGCTGCGTGTTCGAGCCGTTCCAGATGTACTGGTCCACCGATGAGGAGCTGGTGGCGAACATCACGATTTCCGGTGAAGATCTCCTTCAACAAGCTTTGGCGGAGGGAAAGGGCGCGGTGCTGTTCCTCGATCACATGGGGAATCCCGGCTCGTTGGTCGCGGCCTTCGGTCTCCGTGGCTACGACGTGGCCATCGCGGGCAATCCGGTGATCGCCGTGGAAGACATGGTCGCGCGGTTGTTCAAGCGCGGGCGGGTGGAACGCGTGCTGCTGGGGGACCGCATGCCCGCCCGCATGGCGGAGATTCTCAAGCGCAACGGACTCTTCGGCATCTTCATCGATTTTCCGGTGGTGCTGAAACACAATGTCATCCTCCCCTTCGGCCGGACCGGTGCGAGCGTGAACCTCGGCCCTGGATTGCTGGCTCTGCGGCAGGGATCGCCCGTTTTCAGCGTCACCAGCACACGGACCGGCCCGAACCGGCATGAGGTGGTGGTGAAACCCCTTGCCCGGCCCAATCCCGCGCCATTGCGCCCGGCTGCGGCCGAACTGGTGGGAAATGCTTTTGATTCCATGGTCGAAACCCTCCGCGTTCATCCCGATCAGTGGTGGCCGTGGGACGAGGTTTGTCTTGAAAACCCTCCTGCTTCCTGTCTCTCAAACGAGCAATCCGCCCCGATATGAGCGCCACCCAGACCCCTGCCCGCACCCCGGGGCCCTCGCGCCTGGACCTTCTGAAGCATTTCTTCCGTTCCGGCTTCCGTTTCGTGGAGGCTCTCACGGAGGAGGCGGAAAAACACGGTGACACCTTCGTCCTGCCGCTGGAGGTGCCGACCTATATCCTCCGCAATCCGGATGACATCAAACACATCCTCGTCTCCAACCCGCTGAACTACCACAAGACCGGTGGCCTGACGGTGGGTGAGAAGGTGATCGGCCAAGGACTGGTGAGCAGCGAGGAGCCGTTGCACGGCAAGCAGCGCCGGACGATGCAGCCGATGTTTCACAAGGCATCGATCTCGAAGTTCACGGAGATGATGCTGGAGTCCACCGCGTCCCACACCCGGGATTGGAAGGACGGCGACTCCATCGACATGTCGCTGGAGATGATGCACCTCACCATCACCATCGTGGGGCTGTCGCTCTTCAACGTGGACCTCTATCGCGAAGGCCGCGAGCTGGGCATGGAATTCAACCGCGCGCTGAATCTGGTCACGCGCATCCAGCTCATGCCTTTCCTGCCGAAGTGGGCGATGGGCTCGCTCCAGCGCAAGCTTGACGACAGCATCTCGAAGATCGACGAGGCGATGGCAAAGATCATCTCCGACCGACGCAAGCTGCCGGAAAGCGAGTGGCCTCACGACCTGCTCAGCATGATCCTCGCATCCCGCTACGAGGATGGCTCGCCGATGCCGGACAAGCTGGTGCGGGACGAGGTGGTGACCATCATCCTCGCCGGTCATGAGACGGTGGCGAATCATCTCAACTGGACGTGGTACCTGCTGGCCCGCCACCCCGAGGTGCATGACAAGCTGCTCAAGGAATGGGACGAGGTGCTGGGAGGTGAAGAACCTTCCATGGAGCACATGGGACGCCTGCCCTACACGCTGATGGTGCTGGCGGAATCCATGCGCCTTTATCCACCGGCGTGGACGTTGGCGCGTCGCGTCGTTGCCCCGGAGAAGCTGCCCAGCGGGCTGGAGCTGAAGGCGGGCGACGAACTACTAATTATGCAGTACGTCTCGCACCGGAATCCGGCGTATTTCCCGGAACCGGAGAAGTTCATTCCCGAACGCTTCTCGGCGGAGAACAAGGATTCCATCCCGAAGTATGTGTACTATCCCTTCGGGCTCGGGCCGCGCTTTTGCATCGGCGAGGGTTTCGCCCGTTTGGAAGCGCTGCTGTTGCTGGTGAAGATGGGGCGTCGCTTCCGCTTTGAAATGGCGCGGTCGGGCGAGGTGCGGCCGGAAACCCTGATCGCCCTGCGTCCGCGCAAGGGCCTGCCCATGATCGTCCGCAACGCCCGCTGACCCCGGTTCGTTTCCGCATGTCGCAGAAGCCTGAAAGCCGGATGCCAGCAGGGGTGCCGGATCCGCCGTGGCGGATTTCAGCAGCCTGCTGGCTGGTGATCGTGCTGTTTCATCTGCTGCGCTGGATGCCGCGGCGTTGGATGTACGGGCGGGTCTCGAAGCGGCTCGGTTTGGCCGCCCGCCATCATCTCAAGGAGCGCGTGATGGATCACGTGACCCAGGTGCTCGGTGAATTCGAGTCGGCGGATGCGCGGGAAAATTTCTGGGAATCCCATGTCGATCATCTCGGGCGCTGTGTGCTGGAGCCCATCGACCTGAGCTGGATGCCGCGCGCGGAGATGTTGGAGCGGATCGAAGTCGGTGGTTGTGAAATCCTCGATGAAGTCCGGAGCGAGGGCAGGGGAGCGGTGTTGTTTCTCAACCATCTCGGTAATCCTGCGACGGTCGTCGGTGCGCTGGGGCCCCGTGGGTATGATCTGGCCATCGCGGGCAATGCGATCAACTACGCGGACTCGAAGGGCATGTACCGCCTTGACCGGTTGGAGAATCTCATCCAGCGGATGTTCCGCAGCGTGGATGTGGAGCGCGTGTTGCTCGGTGAGGAACTGCCGGCAAAGATGGCCCGGGTGCTGGCGCGGAACGGTTTCTTCGGGATGTTCATCGATTTTCCGGTGGAGGAGAAACACAACGTTGCATTGCCTTTTGGCGGACGGCTGATGGACGCGCACATCGGTCCCGCCCTGTTGGCTTTGCGCCACCGCGTGCCGGTGTTGATGGTGACCTCCCATCGGACGGGTGAAAACCGCCACCGCCTGGAGATCACGCGGGTGCCACTGCCGCCTCCGGAGCTGCGGTTGCAAAAGGCGGCTGAAGAATTGCTTCGATCCGCGCTGGGCCAGATGTTGAATTCCGTCCGGCAGCATCCCGATCAGTGGTGGCCGTGGGACGTCGTCCGCCTTTCCCCTTTTCCTTCTTCCGAATCATGACCGAACCCATCAAGCCGAATGGACGCGCCGGCGAGCCAGTGCCCGGCAGGCTTGAGATGGCCGCACGGCATTTCTTCGGGTGGGTTTACACCTCGACGTTCGCTTGGTTGAGGAGCCTGCCGGATGACCGGGCCATCGTCCGCGCACGGAAGTTCAGCAAGCTCTTCATTCACGCGGAGGAAGTCTTCGCGCGGCGGAATGTGCCGCTGGCCAATGATCCCGCGCTTGCGGAGGAAATTCATGCGGGCCGCTTCGAGTATCTGAGCCGCCTCCATGTCCACATCGCCAAGCTGCAAGGAGCGGGTCCGGAAGGTGTGCTCTCGCAGGCGGTGGTTTCGGGAGAAGAACATCTCGTGGAAGCATTGGCTCAGGACAAGGGCGTGCTGATGGTTTCCGCACATGCGGGAACGTGGTGGCATGCTCCCGCGGTGGCGGCCTCGCTGGGGCATCCGGTTTCCTCGGTGCTCACGCAGCATTTGCCGAATGCCATCGTCCGTTATCTGGAACAGGTCGCACGTGAACTCCACTGCGCGCTGACCTTCGTGCGCATGGGAGCTTACGAAGGGGCGAAGGCCGCCTTCCGTCAGAAAGGCATCTTCTATCTCTCCTTCGACTTCGCCTCGCGCTCCGACCGCAGCATCTGGATGCCGGTGGGGAATCATGGCGTGTTTCCGGTGGATACCGGCCCGGGGGTGATGGCGGTGCGTCATCAGGTGCCCGTCGTGTGGGTGGATACCTGGCACGATGAACAAGGGCGGTCCAACATCCGCTTCCTGCCCGCGATCCAGGCAGGCAAGGGGACCGGATATTCCGCACCCGGTCTGGTGTTGGAGTATTTCCGGAAGCGCCTCGCCGACCAACTCTCGCGGAATCCGCAGCAGTGGTGGTTGCTTGGCCACGGTCATTTGAAGGCGCGCTCCGAGATTCCTGCGGATCCCGTGTTTTCCTCCTCCCAATCGCATTCCGCATGACCCAGTCCACCCAACGGCGCGCACCCGGACCCGGCATCGCCGCCTTTGTCGGCAATGTCCTCCGGCACAAACTCAACTTCGTCGACTATCTCGTCGAACTCGCGTCGCGTCATGGCCATCTCTATTCGCTGCCCATGGCGGTGCCGACCTTTGTGATCCGTGATCCAGCGGACGTGAAGCATTTGCTCGTCAGCAATCCACTGAACTATCACAAGACCGGCAGCTTGACCGTGGGGGAGAAACTGTTGGGCCAGGGGCTCGTCAGCAGCGAGGAACCGCTTCATGGCAAGGAGCGGAAGATGATGCAGCCGATCTTCCACAAGTCGTCCATCGCCGGATTCGGCGAGATGATGGCCGGCGCGACGGAACGCCACATCGCGAATTGGAAGGATGGCGACCACCTCGACATGGCGGAGGAGATGATGCATCTCACCATCTCCATCGTCGGCCTGTCGTTGTTCAGCATCGATCTCTATCACGAAGGCCGTGAACTGGGGAACGAGTTCGGGCGTGCGATGAAACTCGTAACCCGTATACAACTGCTGCCGCCGCTGCCGTCATGGATCACCGGCGGTATCCACCGTCGTTACGATGAATCCATCGCCATCATCGATGCGGCGATGACGAAGATCATCTCCGATCGCAAGGCACTGCCGCAGGAACAGTGGCCGAACGACCTGCTCTCGATGCTATTGTCCGCGCGCT belongs to Luteolibacter ambystomatis and includes:
- a CDS encoding lysophospholipid acyltransferase family protein, with product MSRSRRLLIGVITACLIQLARLVVRTNFFLARWLPDRWLARLGHPVAVFMRHSHKDKILSRMEQVLGPFESEGGRERVWRLHLEHIGRCVFEPFQMYWSTDEELVANITISGEDLLQQALAEGKGAVLFLDHMGNPGSLVAAFGLRGYDVAIAGNPVIAVEDMVARLFKRGRVERVLLGDRMPARMAEILKRNGLFGIFIDFPVVLKHNVILPFGRTGASVNLGPGLLALRQGSPVFSVTSTRTGPNRHEVVVKPLARPNPAPLRPAAAELVGNAFDSMVETLRVHPDQWWPWDEVCLENPPASCLSNEQSAPI
- the creC gene encoding two-component system sensor histidine kinase CreC, whose translation is MRFTRVTLFFIGFIMVLGFYQLATYFLSGVEPQTFQATEEVMVDSAHLLAELVENEMEHGKLDTDHLREVFDGAHERTFVATIFEHTKHNVGTNVYLTDALGRVIFDSEGGKREGQDYSKRRDVALTLRGEYGARSSRNDQADSNSSILYVAAPVGDPAHPSGVLTVFKPQADALPMIKERKQVIYRAFILIGGGTLFLITVVFLWLYRPIGKITEYARAIERGERPKRPKIGIGREVNTLSHALESMREALEGRAYVEHYIQTLTHEMKSPLAAIRGAAELLDEDMPAETRHRFLENIRAESARTERLINRLLELSAIESKVRLDSAETLDLNQVVAQAIDQAKPLAELAGVRLDWSPPEEAIPVRGDAFILRAAVTNLLENAIDFSPDESVVKINTTISDHRVSLTIRDHGPGIPDYAQERIFDRFYSLRHHTMGRKGTGLGLTLVREAAELHGGLITLEPAEEGGTTATFSLPLV
- the lpxB gene encoding lipid-A-disaccharide synthase, encoding MGARPLKMFLSAGEVSGDFQAAQLARTLQRIHPGVELVGYGGDHMRSAGVEIRCDTAGWGYVGIQESLRFLPEMRRARAKLAELLKTERPDLVVLVDGEAFNERLVAVLQRERIPFVHYFVPQVWFWGRWRARRIARQASLVIPAFPKELEIFRECGARAEWFGHPLLDLVEKSEEPCNEGGEDRRPVALMPGSRVQEIESHAPTLIASAKQLRKKNPGMKFLLPVAAQHLRAPLLRMIEAADMTHAIELRPGWSERVVSKCRLALVASGTATLETALAGVPMVAFYKVRKLTFWAAKLLVKSRFVAMPNILLDESVVPELLQENFTVDSIVSEASALLDDPARAAEMRRNLARIPAVLGGHGAIERAAWALVHLTAEHEAVPVGVPCQLKSA
- a CDS encoding lysophospholipid acyltransferase family protein, which gives rise to MSQKPESRMPAGVPDPPWRISAACWLVIVLFHLLRWMPRRWMYGRVSKRLGLAARHHLKERVMDHVTQVLGEFESADARENFWESHVDHLGRCVLEPIDLSWMPRAEMLERIEVGGCEILDEVRSEGRGAVLFLNHLGNPATVVGALGPRGYDLAIAGNAINYADSKGMYRLDRLENLIQRMFRSVDVERVLLGEELPAKMARVLARNGFFGMFIDFPVEEKHNVALPFGGRLMDAHIGPALLALRHRVPVLMVTSHRTGENRHRLEITRVPLPPPELRLQKAAEELLRSALGQMLNSVRQHPDQWWPWDVVRLSPFPSSES
- the creB gene encoding two-component system response regulator CreB, with protein sequence MPRVLLVEDEPAIADTLVYALETERLEVTHALTGSEALDAFAEKKHDFVILDIGLPDITGLDVCRKLRESSTVPILFLTARDGEIDRILGLELGGDDYVTKPFSPREIVARVRAILRRAGGNGETTAPSGTAPTVAAPATALHHDTSAMRIHCHGKALDLTAHEYKLLLVLLSHPGRVFTRDQLLDRAWEDPGAVTDRTVDAHVKSIRSKLRAARIGAEDYIQTRRGLGYLLSFTA
- a CDS encoding cytochrome P450 translates to MSATQTPARTPGPSRLDLLKHFFRSGFRFVEALTEEAEKHGDTFVLPLEVPTYILRNPDDIKHILVSNPLNYHKTGGLTVGEKVIGQGLVSSEEPLHGKQRRTMQPMFHKASISKFTEMMLESTASHTRDWKDGDSIDMSLEMMHLTITIVGLSLFNVDLYREGRELGMEFNRALNLVTRIQLMPFLPKWAMGSLQRKLDDSISKIDEAMAKIISDRRKLPESEWPHDLLSMILASRYEDGSPMPDKLVRDEVVTIILAGHETVANHLNWTWYLLARHPEVHDKLLKEWDEVLGGEEPSMEHMGRLPYTLMVLAESMRLYPPAWTLARRVVAPEKLPSGLELKAGDELLIMQYVSHRNPAYFPEPEKFIPERFSAENKDSIPKYVYYPFGLGPRFCIGEGFARLEALLLLVKMGRRFRFEMARSGEVRPETLIALRPRKGLPMIVRNAR
- a CDS encoding cytochrome P450, whose amino-acid sequence is MTQSTQRRAPGPGIAAFVGNVLRHKLNFVDYLVELASRHGHLYSLPMAVPTFVIRDPADVKHLLVSNPLNYHKTGSLTVGEKLLGQGLVSSEEPLHGKERKMMQPIFHKSSIAGFGEMMAGATERHIANWKDGDHLDMAEEMMHLTISIVGLSLFSIDLYHEGRELGNEFGRAMKLVTRIQLLPPLPSWITGGIHRRYDESIAIIDAAMTKIISDRKALPQEQWPNDLLSMLLSARYEDGSPMPDKLVRDEVVTIILAGHETVANHLNWTWHLLSKHPDVHGKMAAEWNEVLGDRVPAIEDVGRLAYTSAVLAESMRLYPPAWTLARRAVGEDRLPSGMEVKPKDEFLMLQYVSHRNPDWFPDPEAFRPERFEAGNKEAIPKFAYYPFGMGPRYCIGEGFAKLEAMIAVVLIGRRFRFEMARSGRVGKETLVTLRPRKGLPMIVRKRS